tcttttttctcatgtgaaagtGCACATCTTTGTAAGGAGACAACAAAAGAGATCATTTGTAATTCTAATGAATGATCATTTgattctttcacagctctttgtATAAAGTTGTCCCTTTGTCTACCGCTCAGCCTGGAGGTAgagtttcttctgctttttcttctccATAATAAAGTCTTACAATGTAACAAGGTTCAAAGtcagggtttttttgtgtgtgttcgcAGACAAGGAAGACCTGGTTGAGAATGTGCTGTCCCAGGTGGCCGAGCAGTTCAGCAGGTAACACCTTTTTATGTTATGACTTAAGCCCTCCTCTTAGTCACGCAGTCTGCTCTCACAAAGTCGACTCTTGGGAGGTCAGTCATACACAAAAATTTCCCAGTAATccattttcatgttttgcttttccctGATAGAGCTTTTCAGATTAAGGAGCTGAAGACTGAGGTCATCAACAGACTGGCAGTGTTGGAGAAGAGAGTGGAACGTGAGTGCTGCAGACAGCGGAACACACCACAGCAGAACCATTATAACCAAATATGTCTTAAACATCAATGcattgtttatttgtgtttttttagtggAGGGTCTGAAAGTTGTGGAAATTGAGAAGTGCAAAAACGATCTGAGGAAACTTCAAGATGAGATGAGCACGAAACACGGTGGCAGGTGACATGAAGTCCCTCATGGAGTTGAATCCTGTACATCACAAcataatgactttttttaaggtGTCTGTTGCCATCACAGGGTAAACTGTCCCTGCAAATCAACCCTCTTAGACGATGGCAGGAAGGTCACTCCAAGAAGAGATGTCCCCAGTTATCCAAAGGTATCTGAGACACATACAGCTGTGGAGACTTCTCAGTTCTTTAAATTCTTTCAGTGTTCTAATGACTATACTGTTGTGGAACATATAGTACACACTCTCTCAGGAGACCATTGATGCGTTAAAGAAGCCAACATTTGATGTCTGGCATTGGGAACACAATGAGGTTTGTTGATCTTCATCATCTATTACTACTCTGTACCATCCATGTGACCAAATGTTggctttatttctttctttgtctttgcGGCGGTAGATGCTGAGTTGTCTGGAGTACATGTACCACGACTTGGGCCTAGTGAAGGAATTTAACATGAACCCCATCACACTGAAGCGCTGGCTGGTATGGTTGCACTGCAATTAGTTTAGTTTCACCAAAACTACAGTTGTGCTACCATAAAGGAGTGGCAGacctaattttaaaaaaatgtaataaagagtttctaataaaaagataaaatgggTAATTATCTGTCTTACAGTTGGCAATTCAGGAGAACTACCGCAACAACCCCTTCCATAACTTTCGCCACTGCTTCTGTGTTAGTCAAATGATGTATGGCATGATCCACCTCTGCAACCTGCAGGTATTGGGCCAACTTTTTTATGTGTATGAATGCTTCTTTAGGGTATTATTCATCTGAATGATCCACACCTTCTGCCCAAGGTAAGTTCTGCTTGTCCTGACAGTACCTCTCCTTGTTCAGGAGAAGCTGACTCTCACAAATCTGGGAATTTTAATGACAGCTGCAGTGTGCCATGACCTGGACCACCCTGGTTACAACAACACGTAAGATTCACTATTCTATTCGCAAAAGTGTTGAGAGGCACAGCAGTGCGAAGGCCTATTGACCCCCTATTGTTGTTGATGAACTGTGAAACTAGTTCAGCTTCAATCGAGATCAGGTATGAAAACAAGCTGATTGAGATAATCGTGTTGTTTTTGGATGGGCTTCAAGCTGGTGAGAACCCCTCTTATCAGTAGAAAATCCCAGAGAATGGACTATCTAGCCATCTTCAAGCCATCCATTTAAACGCTGTCGTCCATCTATCAGGTACCAAATCAATGCTCGGACAGAGCTGGCAGTACGCTACAACGACATCTCCCCCCTGGAGAACCATCACTGTGCCGTGGCCTTTCAGATACTTTCTCTTCCTGAGTGTAACATCTTTGCCAACGTGGATCCAGAAGCGTTCAAAAAGATCCGCCAGGTGGGATGTGAAATCTCCAATGTTTTACTAGATGTGGCATTACATGCCCTGGCTATTCAGTGTCATCATTTTATCTTGAAGGCACTCTACTTAGAGGGCTAAAAATTTAAATTGCCTTTTCGTGACAGCCAGAGTCACCTTTGGACTAGATGATTCAAATGCACATGTACTGTATATCTTTTTGTTTGAATTCACAACTTTAAATTtcagaaatataaaataactaATACTGAAATTATGAACAACTCAATctttgcaaatatttaaactttattgttgATGTTCAGAATCTAGAACTACCTTTATACCTGTTTCTTGACAAGCTAAAAccttttgtttacctttttttattacaaagataCTACCTTTATGTTCTTAAAGTTTTTTAGCTCACAATTTGGTTGCATTTTCTTTGACACATCTGGCTTtttacctctttttttaattgacattttagtacttaatgactaaaaaaaaatcatgttaaaaactcagaaatgtaaaatatacCATATTTTCCAAACTGTAGGGCAGAAAATGCTAATTCGCAACCTTgatagtaacatgtaaaaaaaaaaaacagtccaataCAGATGCACTTTAGCCGCGCTAGTGTATTTCAAAAACCTGTAACTCCCGACCTTgtttggaaaatgtaaaaaaaaaccacagatacagctaaaacaaacgtaCCTGTGACTTTACTAacccccaaccttgttagtaccACATGAGCAAACAGGCTGATATTCTGACACATTGTCTCAAAATTGTTTCGAcagcagtaaacacaaccagaattaatccatatttaAGGTGCTCTGGAGAAggcacacattcattttttgaaaaaaattaaggcttttatgtgcaccttatagtgtggaaaatacataATCAGAATGGGTGctaaatatgatgaaaaattcagacttttatttttgcaatattAGTCTTAGTCCACTGATTTGAAGAAGAATGGATTTCTTGTAGCTAAGGCTGACAGGACATGGAATTTCTTTggtgatttcaaaacttctttgattgccaaaaaaatgtgataCTTTTGTGTTTCCAGGGAATAATCACTCTCATTCTGGCCACCGACATGGCCAGACACGGGGAAATACTTGAGACTTTTAAGCTAAATGTGGATCACTTTGACTTCACCAATGAAGAGCACGTGGCAAGTGTATGTACACGTTTTGCTTGCAAAGTTGAGTTcaactcaattttatttatgtagtaCAATATTAAAacatagttgtctcaatgggcttcatactggtaattatataagaacatgaaatcagttaGAGAATACAACAtgtaattgctaaactaaactatatagactaagctaaacttaacatccctgcccttagaccctccttctcggtaaagaaaaaaaagcgaaacctcagggatgtccataTGAAGGGGGGATCGTCTTCCAGGATGGagaggcgatgtaccagaactcttagagcaGAATTGGCTTATCTAACACTacactacatgtttgaatagcaGATTGGCTTCATCCAGATAGAATTCGAGGAGCGTcaggggcgcgagacgagccagaggcgaggtccacggCCAGGTAGAAAATTACAGACGAGccaacttgattctggaatcgcTCCCGCTCCTCCATcaatcacactgcaccaaacagaggcatggagaactaaataataaataaatgatcaagaatagaggagagaagaattaaatgagaatagaggacagaaccccagtgcaccaaaTCCATGTCAGAGCCTTACTAAATAGGCTAGATagggtttgttttctttaatcgTCTGCTTGCAAGcatattaaatgtttatttacacTTATCTGTGCGTTTTCAGCTTAAAACGGTTATGATCAAGTGCTGTGATATTTCAAACGAGGTGAGACCAGCCGAGGTTGCTGAGCCATGGGTGGACTGTTTGCTGGAAGAGTATTTCATGCAGGTAACTCACATTAACCACGAGTGTCAGCTTGAAGAAAAAGCTGAGAATACTGACTGGATGGTGCTGTGGTCATTTAAGAGCGACAGGGAGAAGTCCGAGGGCCTCCCAGTGGCCCCTTTCATGGACAGAGATAAAGTCACCAAACCCACTGCACAGATTGGATTCATCAAGTTTGTGCTGATTCCCATGTTTGAGACAGTCATGAAGGTAGATTCATGTTACTACCACCATTTTTCACTGAGAGACACTATTTAATGCAATTAACTAATGtttattgtgttatttttgtttcagctttttcctcAAATAGAGGAGATCATGGTTCAGCCTTTAAGAGACTCCCGTGACCACTATGAGGAGCTGAAGCAGCTTGAAGACGCCATATCAGAGGTAAGACTAAGCTTAGCTTAAGGTAaaaaaactaagcttaaaattgcatttctgtgtatttctctattcaagtcattgtaaatcaggagctgATGATCAAGgattgtatttgttatgtagaaaatactctgggcgaACCACAAaatccctgctccactccattccctTGTAGAcaattagatccatgtacacCAACAGTCTCACCCGCAAcgcagaggcaaatttctaaagaactcctgccgctccgcTGAAACcctggaaaacaacagttttttatttttttgattttggcctaAAATGGCTTAATCATAAGtaaaaaaccactggaaacgcttttacaatagatcaaaagacaatcagtgtgggactttaagcatTAACATAGCTTTTT
The Oryzias latipes chromosome 13, ASM223467v1 DNA segment above includes these coding regions:
- the pde9a gene encoding high affinity cGMP-specific 3',5'-cyclic phosphodiesterase 9A, which encodes MGSSSSCYAPRTIYLDVNGRMQKVLFSRHCNSCDIKELLCSSSNIPRNTAITLVGPEGAMVSIDPTMPANSPNSLYKVVPLSTAQPGDKEDLVENVLSQVAEQFSRAFQIKELKTEVINRLAVLEKRVELEGLKVVEIEKCKNDLRKLQDEMSTKHGGRVNCPCKSTLLDDGRKVTPRRDVPSYPKYTLSQETIDALKKPTFDVWHWEHNEMLSCLEYMYHDLGLVKEFNMNPITLKRWLLAIQENYRNNPFHNFRHCFCVSQMMYGMIHLCNLQEKLTLTNLGILMTAAVCHDLDHPGYNNTYQINARTELAVRYNDISPLENHHCAVAFQILSLPECNIFANVDPEAFKKIRQGIITLILATDMARHGEILETFKLNVDHFDFTNEEHVASLKTVMIKCCDISNEVRPAEVAEPWVDCLLEEYFMQSDREKSEGLPVAPFMDRDKVTKPTAQIGFIKFVLIPMFETVMKLFPQIEEIMVQPLRDSRDHYEELKQLEDAISEESPFMIKLKKDFEKTRMKPQ